The Hippoglossus hippoglossus isolate fHipHip1 chromosome 19, fHipHip1.pri, whole genome shotgun sequence genome has a segment encoding these proteins:
- the hs3st3l gene encoding heparan sulfate (glucosamine) 3-O-sulfotransferase 3-like, translated as MAAFHHHHHHHPSADLRRLFHRLTIASSLSILCFSLVYLLTGCCESDLTENSEIQTPAREFAAGWQYERNGTGFAHEGATAVGEGAFSGHPGVEANSSGKEWTSTRRLPQAMIIGVKKGGTRALLEFLRLHPDIRALGSEPHFFDRHYARGLDWYRSMMPKALEGQIVMEKTPRYFVTVETPERVHSMSQDVKLIVVVRDPVTRAISDYTQIISKTPDIPPFESLAFKNRSTGQIDSLWSPLWIGLYAQHLERWLAWFPRTQIHLVSGERLISDPAGEVGKVQDFLGLQRIVTDKHFYFNKTKGFPCLKKPEGSSKPHCLGKTKGRTHASIDPEVLQSLRDFYKPHNQRFYQMAGQDFGWQ; from the exons ATGGCAGCttttcaccaccaccatcaccaccatccgAGCGCGGACCTGCGGCGGCTCTTCCACCGCCTCACCATCGCTTCGTCTCTGAGcatcctctgcttctccctggTCTATCTGCTCACTGGATGCTGCGAGTCGGATCTGACAGAAAACTCTGAGATCCAGACACCTGCGCGCGAGTTCGCCGCGGGATGGCAGTACGAGAGGAACGGAACCGGCTTTGCCCACGAGGGTGCCACCGCTGTTGGCGAAGGCGCGTTCAGTGGACACCCCGGGGTGGAGGCGAACAGCTCGGGCAAAGAATGGACATCCACTCGGAGGTTACCCCAGGCGATGATCATAGGGGTTAAAAAAGGAGGCACCAGGGCTCTGCTGGAGTTTCTGCGGCTCCACCCGGACATCCGCGCCCTGGGGTCGGAGCCGCACTTCTTCGACCGGCATTACGCACGGGGACTGGACTGGTACAG AAGTATGATGCCCAAAGCCCTGGAAGGCCAGATTGTCATGGAGAAGACGCCTCGCTACTTCGTTACCGTGGAAACGCCAGAGCGAGTCCACTCTATGTCGCAGGATGTGAAGCTGATAGTGGTTGTCCGTGACCCCGTGACCCGAGCCATATCTGACTACACCCAGATCATCTCCAAGACGCCCGACATCCCTCCATTTGAGAGCCTCGCCTTCAAGAACCGCAGCACAG GTCAGATCGACTCTCTGTGGAGCCCGCTGTGGATTGGCCTGTACGCCCAGCACCTGGAGCGTTGGCTGGCATGGTTCCCCAGGACCCAGATCCATCTGGTCAGCGGGGAGAGGCTTATCTCCGACCCCGCGGGAGAAGTGGGCAAAGTGCAGGACTTTCTGGGCCTCCAGAGGATCGTCACGGACAAGCACTTCTACTTCAACAAAACGAAAGGCTTCCCCTGCCTGAAGAAGCCGGAGGGCAGCAGCAAACCTCACTGCCTGGGGAAGACGAAAGGGAGGACGCACGCCTCCATCGACCCGGAGGTGTTGCAGAGCCTGAGGGATTTCTACAAGCCACATAACCAGCGCTTCTATCAGATGGCGGGACAAGACTTTGGATGGCAGTGA